In Paenibacillus algicola, a genomic segment contains:
- a CDS encoding stage II sporulation protein M — MYRFTTFLKDLGTIRGALIVSAVLFVLAVAAGWNASQEIQEILAGEIQALAETSQNLSASDNPELSFFVFIFLNNAIKSLIVMFAGLLLGIIPFVFLAMNGMVLGFLMELVRANGGDLNELIFKGLLPHGIIEIPVLIIAGAYGLMLGALVIRSILPGQEKGEALGLKWRTAWKKTGTASLWILILLFVAAIIESTITLWLMS; from the coding sequence ATGTATCGATTTACTACTTTTCTTAAAGACCTGGGCACGATTCGTGGTGCTCTGATTGTATCTGCTGTACTGTTTGTGCTCGCGGTCGCAGCGGGCTGGAACGCCAGCCAGGAGATCCAGGAAATCTTAGCTGGAGAAATTCAGGCCTTAGCAGAAACAAGCCAGAATTTGAGCGCGTCGGACAATCCGGAGCTGAGCTTTTTTGTGTTTATTTTTCTGAACAATGCGATCAAAAGTTTAATAGTCATGTTTGCAGGCCTGCTGCTCGGAATTATTCCTTTCGTGTTTCTGGCTATGAACGGGATGGTGCTTGGTTTTCTCATGGAGCTGGTTCGTGCAAACGGTGGAGATCTCAATGAGCTTATCTTTAAAGGCTTACTGCCGCACGGCATTATTGAAATACCGGTGCTCATCATTGCAGGAGCTTACGGACTCATGCTGGGTGCTCTGGTCATTCGTAGCATTCTTCCCGGTCAGGAAAAAGGGGAGGCTCTTGGCTTGAAGTGGAGAACAGCATGGAAAAAAACGGGCACGGCCTCTCTTTGGATCCTAATACTGCTCTTCGTTGCCGCAATAATTGAAAGTACAATTACCCTGTGGCTGATGTCATAA
- the pdaB gene encoding polysaccharide deacetylase family sporulation protein PdaB, protein MSFFYVLNGQKIKRFSFVLAAAVFAVGVIYVESDHISVFSENTPAAVYSVPTEKKQIALTFDISWGEKRAEPILQVLKDKGVSKASFFLSAPWSKSHPDIVSKIKEGGFEIGSHGFKHDNYSTLSDEEIRKQITTAHSILTTVTGQEPRLIRLPNGDFDKRVLSIADSLNYTVIQWDTDSQDWKNIGTDQIVDRVVSKAHPGDIVLLHASDSVKQTHEALPDIIDELRRKGYEFVTVTDLLQQSSTKGSPVQDQSTMQKHIEDAVNR, encoded by the coding sequence ATGAGTTTCTTTTATGTTTTGAATGGGCAGAAAATTAAGCGGTTCAGTTTTGTTCTTGCTGCTGCCGTCTTTGCGGTCGGAGTCATTTATGTGGAAAGTGATCATATTTCCGTATTCTCGGAGAACACGCCTGCGGCCGTGTACAGTGTCCCGACGGAGAAGAAGCAGATTGCTTTGACATTTGACATTAGCTGGGGAGAGAAGCGCGCCGAGCCGATTTTACAGGTGTTGAAAGACAAGGGGGTGTCCAAGGCTTCCTTCTTCCTGTCCGCACCCTGGAGCAAAAGCCATCCTGATATCGTGAGCAAGATCAAGGAAGGCGGTTTTGAGATCGGTAGCCACGGATTCAAGCATGATAATTATAGTACGCTGTCAGATGAGGAAATACGCAAGCAGATTACAACGGCTCACTCTATTTTAACCACTGTGACGGGACAAGAACCGAGGCTAATCCGGCTTCCGAACGGCGATTTCGACAAAAGAGTGCTGAGCATCGCCGACAGCTTGAACTATACGGTCATTCAGTGGGACACCGATTCTCAGGACTGGAAAAACATTGGCACCGACCAGATTGTAGATCGCGTTGTAAGTAAGGCGCACCCGGGAGACATTGTTCTGCTTCATGCCAGCGACTCCGTGAAACAGACTCACGAAGCGCTTCCGGACATTATTGATGAGCTGCGCCGCAAGGGCTATGAATTCGTCACCGTAACCGATTTGCTGCAGCAAAGCAGCACCAAAGGCTCACCCGTTCAGGATCAATCTACAATGCAAAAGCATATAGAGGATGCAGTGAATCGTTAA
- a CDS encoding type I methionyl aminopeptidase yields the protein MVTLKSRAEIEETRKAGRIVAAFHQAVSDLIVPGVTTLDIEAFALRFLKEKGAKAAIVGNRIGDVMHAVQSHAEQHGFSVVRDLLGHGIGREMHEEPNYPHVGRPGRGFRLKEGMVMTIEPMINAGTAVMTVDADGWTARTADGSLSAQYEHTIAITADGPIILTTMSHPANSLF from the coding sequence ATGGTTACTCTGAAATCAAGAGCAGAAATTGAAGAAACGAGAAAAGCCGGTCGAATTGTCGCTGCTTTTCATCAGGCCGTGTCTGATTTAATCGTGCCTGGTGTTACGACCCTTGATATCGAGGCGTTCGCGCTTCGGTTTCTGAAGGAGAAAGGCGCTAAAGCAGCTATAGTCGGGAACCGTATAGGGGATGTGATGCACGCGGTGCAATCTCATGCTGAGCAGCATGGATTCTCCGTGGTTCGTGATCTGCTTGGACATGGTATAGGACGGGAAATGCACGAGGAACCCAATTACCCTCATGTGGGCAGGCCTGGCAGAGGCTTTCGTTTAAAAGAAGGAATGGTTATGACGATCGAGCCGATGATCAACGCTGGAACAGCGGTCATGACGGTAGATGCTGATGGATGGACCGCGAGAACGGCTGACGGCTCGCTTTCGGCACAGTATGAACACACCATCGCTATTACTGCAGACGGTCCGATCATATTGACTACAATGAGTCACCCTGCCAATTCACTCTTTTAA
- a CDS encoding KinB-signaling pathway activation protein: MSLRKWARLFWKTMLVGAIAAVIAGVALQLATGNIEFKGAVDLTIYPLILLGYGALVSVYSQLGFFAYLTLNYIGIGVFRPKTWGYVQLVLSVLALMELIFLRTFVGNEQNFTWDLIIAIGILLTAVVVTYFKVNMTNSKALIPTMFFMLAVTILEIIGVLKIGENNATVFLIIPLLACNAYQILTLHKVTQNVEKS, from the coding sequence TTGAGCTTACGGAAGTGGGCAAGATTATTTTGGAAAACGATGCTGGTCGGCGCGATTGCCGCAGTGATCGCAGGTGTGGCGCTGCAGCTGGCGACGGGCAATATTGAGTTTAAGGGAGCGGTCGACCTGACCATCTATCCGTTAATCCTGCTGGGATACGGTGCACTGGTCAGTGTGTACTCGCAATTAGGTTTTTTTGCTTATCTAACGCTGAATTATATCGGAATTGGTGTATTTCGGCCAAAAACCTGGGGATACGTTCAGCTCGTCTTGTCCGTACTGGCTCTGATGGAGCTTATTTTTCTGCGGACATTTGTGGGGAACGAACAAAATTTCACTTGGGATTTAATCATTGCGATCGGGATTCTGCTGACCGCCGTTGTCGTTACTTACTTCAAAGTAAACATGACAAACAGCAAAGCGCTGATCCCAACCATGTTTTTCATGCTGGCAGTGACCATTCTGGAAATCATCGGCGTATTAAAGATTGGCGAGAACAATGCCACTGTATTTTTAATTATTCCTTTACTGGCATGTAATGCCTATCAGATTCTGACGCTGCATAAAGTGACTCAGAACGTAGAAAAGAGCTAA
- the gerD gene encoding spore germination lipoprotein GerD: MKRPLFCLFSGLGLTLILVTGCGSDQGYTAQQMGYKEMKSMVVDILKTDEGKKAVEEALGGGSLSGESGGASGAKILSAQSGDDIRLAVKDTLVSEDYKKEIEKIMTDPQFAGEFAKAINAESKQLHLQLIKDPTYQKSVEEIMKSPEIMKSFLELTKTPDYRKQTMTIMQEAMQNPLFRMEVLQLLKTVVKDELQPAVEKEQGGESGGGSENGGEAGGEGGSEGESGGGGGEGSGGGS, encoded by the coding sequence ATGAAGCGGCCTTTATTTTGTTTATTCAGCGGTCTGGGACTCACCTTGATATTAGTAACGGGGTGCGGCTCCGATCAAGGCTATACTGCCCAGCAGATGGGCTATAAAGAGATGAAATCCATGGTGGTTGATATCCTCAAAACAGACGAGGGCAAAAAAGCGGTCGAGGAGGCTCTGGGCGGCGGCTCATTGTCCGGCGAAAGCGGCGGAGCTTCTGGCGCTAAAATTTTGTCGGCCCAGTCGGGCGACGATATTCGTCTGGCCGTCAAGGATACACTCGTGTCTGAGGATTATAAAAAAGAAATTGAGAAGATCATGACCGACCCCCAGTTTGCAGGTGAATTTGCTAAAGCGATCAACGCTGAAAGTAAGCAGCTTCATCTCCAGCTCATTAAGGACCCTACGTATCAAAAGTCCGTGGAGGAAATTATGAAGTCACCTGAAATCATGAAATCCTTCTTAGAGCTGACGAAAACGCCGGATTACCGTAAGCAGACGATGACAATTATGCAAGAGGCCATGCAAAACCCGCTCTTCCGGATGGAAGTCCTGCAACTGCTGAAGACGGTTGTGAAGGATGAGCTGCAGCCAGCCGTTGAAAAGGAGCAGGGCGGCGAGAGCGGCGGCGGCAGTGAAAATGGCGGAGAGGCCGGCGGTGAAGGCGGCAGTGAAGGGGAAAGCGGCGGTGGCGGCGGTGAAGGCAGTGGTGGTGGCAGCTAA